In one Pseudomonas sp. 31-12 genomic region, the following are encoded:
- the aruF gene encoding arginine/ornithine succinyltransferase subunit alpha, with protein MLVMRPAQMADLGEVQRLAADSPIGVTSLPDDVERLSDKIAASEASFSAEVSFNGEESYFFVLEDSTTGKLVGCSAIVASAGYSEPFYSFRNETFVHASRELKIHNKIHVLSQCHDLTGNSLLTSFYVQRELVGSPWAELNSRGRLLFVASHPERFADSVVTEIVGYSDENGDSPFWDAIGRNFFDLNYAAAERLCGLKSRTFLAELMPHYPIYVPLLPDTAQEAMGQVHPRAQITFDILMREGFETDHYIDIFDGGPTLHARVSGIRSIAQSRVVPVKIGEAVKGAGRQYLVANAQLQDYRAVLLELDYAPGKPVTLDLEAAEALGVGEGASVRLVAV; from the coding sequence ATGCTGGTGATGCGCCCCGCGCAAATGGCTGATCTGGGCGAGGTACAGCGTCTGGCTGCGGACAGCCCGATTGGTGTCACTTCCTTGCCGGATGACGTTGAACGCCTGAGCGACAAGATCGCTGCGAGCGAAGCCTCGTTTTCCGCTGAAGTCAGCTTCAACGGTGAAGAGAGCTACTTCTTCGTCCTCGAAGATTCGACCACCGGCAAACTGGTCGGCTGCTCGGCCATCGTTGCCTCCGCCGGTTATTCCGAGCCGTTCTACAGTTTCCGTAATGAAACCTTCGTGCACGCCTCCCGCGAGCTGAAGATTCACAACAAGATTCACGTGCTTTCGCAGTGCCATGACCTGACCGGCAACAGCTTGCTGACCAGTTTCTACGTGCAGCGCGAGCTGGTGGGTTCGCCGTGGGCTGAGCTCAATTCCCGTGGTCGCTTGCTGTTCGTCGCCAGCCATCCGGAGCGTTTTGCCGATTCCGTGGTGACCGAGATCGTCGGTTACAGCGATGAAAATGGCGATTCGCCGTTCTGGGACGCGATCGGTCGCAACTTCTTCGACCTCAACTACGCCGCAGCCGAGCGTCTGTGCGGTCTGAAGAGCCGGACCTTCCTCGCCGAACTGATGCCGCACTACCCGATCTACGTGCCTCTGCTGCCGGACACTGCACAAGAAGCGATGGGCCAGGTGCACCCGCGGGCGCAAATCACCTTCGACATCCTGATGCGCGAAGGCTTCGAGACCGATCACTACATCGACATTTTCGACGGTGGCCCGACGTTGCATGCCCGCGTCTCGGGGATCCGTTCGATTGCCCAGAGCCGTGTGGTGCCGGTGAAAATCGGTGAGGCGGTCAAAGGTGCCGGTCGTCAGTACCTGGTGGCCAATGCCCAGTTGCAGGATTACCGCGCCGTGTTGCTCGAGCTCGATTACGCGCCGGGCAAGCCCGTGACCCTGGATCTGGAAGCGGCCGAAGCCTTGGGCGTCGGTGAAGGTGCCAGCGTGCGCCTGGTTGCGGTTTGA
- a CDS encoding 6,7-dimethyl-8-ribityllumazine synthase, with the protein MQPTAIDSKSKNHQGERVAFIQACWHKEIVDQSRKGFVAEMIAQGYQESDIDFFEVGGAFEIPLHAKLLAKSGRYAGIVAAGLVVDGGIYRHEFVAQSVISGLMQVQLETEVPVFSVVLTPHHFHAGEEHQKFFFEHFVHKGQEAAKTCADTLHKMRALRRSEPRAVAV; encoded by the coding sequence ATGCAACCCACCGCAATCGATAGCAAAAGCAAAAACCATCAGGGCGAGCGCGTTGCGTTCATCCAGGCCTGCTGGCACAAGGAAATCGTCGATCAAAGCCGTAAGGGCTTCGTTGCCGAAATGATTGCCCAGGGTTATCAGGAGTCCGACATCGATTTCTTCGAAGTCGGCGGCGCCTTTGAAATTCCACTGCACGCCAAGCTGCTGGCCAAGTCCGGTCGTTACGCTGGCATCGTCGCGGCCGGCCTGGTGGTCGACGGCGGCATCTACCGTCATGAATTCGTCGCCCAATCGGTGATCAGCGGCCTGATGCAGGTTCAGCTGGAAACCGAAGTGCCGGTGTTCTCTGTGGTTTTGACCCCGCACCACTTCCACGCTGGCGAAGAGCACCAGAAGTTCTTCTTCGAGCATTTCGTGCATAAAGGTCAGGAAGCGGCGAAGACGTGCGCGGATACGCTGCACAAGATGCGGGCGTTGCGTCGCAGCGAGCCCCGCGCGGTAGCCGTCTAA
- the astB gene encoding N-succinylarginine dihydrolase — protein sequence MKSYEVNFDGLVGPTHNYGGLSYGNVASQSNSQQSSNPKEAALQGLAKMKALMEMGFQQGILAPQERPDVAALRRLGFSGTDAQVIEQAAKDAMPLLVASCSASSMWVANAATVSPSADTADGRVHFTAANLNCKYHRSIEHPTTSRVLGAMFADQKHFAHHAALPAVAQFGDEGAANHTRFCREYGEAGVEFFVFGRSAFDNRYPAPQKYPARQTLEASQAVARLHGLSDDGVVYAQQNPSVIDQGVFHNDVIAVGNGEVLFYHEDAFLDTEQMLAELQGKLAKFGGKFQSICVPRSAVTVEDAVRSYLFNSQLLTRPDGSMLLIVPEECRGNERVWQYLQGLTSSGGLIREVKVFDLKQSMQNGGGPACLRLRVALNETELAAVNPGVIMTAPLYGTLTEWVDKHYRDRMTENDLADPQLLLECRTALDELTQILKLGAVYPFQIN from the coding sequence ATGAAATCCTATGAAGTCAATTTTGACGGTCTAGTGGGGCCGACTCATAACTACGGCGGTCTGTCCTACGGCAACGTCGCCTCCCAGAGCAACAGCCAGCAGTCTTCGAACCCGAAGGAAGCCGCGCTGCAAGGCCTGGCGAAGATGAAAGCGCTGATGGAAATGGGCTTTCAGCAAGGCATCCTGGCACCCCAGGAGCGCCCGGACGTTGCAGCCCTGCGCCGCCTGGGTTTCAGCGGTACCGACGCGCAAGTGATCGAGCAAGCCGCGAAAGACGCGATGCCGTTGCTGGTCGCCAGTTGCTCGGCGTCGAGCATGTGGGTGGCTAACGCCGCCACGGTCAGCCCAAGTGCCGACACTGCCGACGGTCGCGTGCATTTCACCGCCGCCAACCTCAACTGCAAATACCACCGCAGCATCGAACACCCGACCACCAGCCGCGTGCTGGGGGCAATGTTCGCTGACCAGAAGCACTTCGCTCACCACGCCGCATTGCCGGCGGTGGCGCAGTTCGGCGACGAAGGCGCGGCCAACCACACCCGTTTCTGCCGTGAATACGGTGAGGCCGGCGTCGAGTTTTTCGTGTTCGGTCGCAGTGCGTTCGACAACCGCTACCCGGCGCCTCAAAAGTACCCGGCGCGCCAGACCCTCGAAGCCTCGCAAGCCGTTGCTCGCCTGCACGGCTTGAGCGATGACGGCGTGGTCTACGCCCAGCAGAACCCTTCGGTGATCGATCAGGGCGTGTTCCACAACGACGTGATCGCGGTGGGTAACGGCGAGGTGCTGTTCTATCACGAGGACGCGTTCCTCGACACCGAGCAGATGCTCGCTGAACTGCAGGGCAAACTCGCAAAATTTGGTGGGAAATTTCAGTCAATCTGCGTACCGCGTTCCGCCGTCACCGTCGAAGACGCCGTTCGTTCCTACCTGTTCAATAGCCAGTTGCTGACCCGTCCTGACGGTTCGATGCTGTTGATCGTGCCGGAAGAGTGCCGTGGCAATGAGCGTGTCTGGCAGTACCTGCAAGGTTTGACCAGCTCCGGCGGCCTGATCCGTGAAGTGAAAGTCTTCGATTTGAAGCAGAGTATGCAGAACGGCGGTGGCCCGGCTTGCCTGCGACTGCGCGTCGCGCTCAACGAAACCGAACTGGCGGCCGTCAACCCAGGGGTTATCATGACGGCACCGTTGTACGGCACGTTGACCGAATGGGTCGACAAGCACTACCGCGACCGCATGACCGAAAACGATCTCGCGGACCCGCAGTTGCTGCTTGAGTGCCGGACGGCACTGGATGAACTGACGCAAATCCTTAAACTGGGCGCGGTTTATCCCTTCCAGATCAATTGA
- the astA gene encoding arginine N-succinyltransferase, whose amino-acid sequence MIVRPVRSSDLPALIDLARSTGTGLTTLPANEERLAHRVGWAEKTFRGEAGRGDADYLFVLEDDDGRVVGISAIAGAVGLREPWYNFRVGLTVSASQELNIYREIPTLFLANDLTGNSELCSLFLHADYRTGLNGRMLAKARMLFIAEFPQLFGNKIIAEMRGMSDEAGRSPFWESLGRHFFKMEFSQADYLTGVGNKAFIAELMPKFPLYTCFLSPDARNVIGQVHPDTEPALAMLKSEGFSYQGYVDIFDAGPAVECETGKIRAVRDSQALVLAIGTPGDDATPFLIHNRKREDCRITAAPARFAAGTLVVDPLTAKRLQLNAGDQVRAVPLSAARESK is encoded by the coding sequence ATGATCGTTCGTCCCGTACGCAGCAGCGATTTACCCGCTCTGATCGACCTGGCCCGCAGCACCGGCACCGGCCTGACCACTTTGCCGGCCAACGAAGAACGTCTGGCCCATCGGGTCGGCTGGGCCGAGAAGACCTTCCGCGGCGAAGCCGGGCGGGGCGATGCGGACTACCTGTTCGTACTCGAAGACGATGACGGCCGCGTGGTGGGCATTTCCGCCATTGCCGGCGCCGTTGGCCTGCGTGAGCCCTGGTACAACTTCCGGGTCGGCCTGACCGTCAGCGCCTCGCAAGAGCTGAATATCTACCGCGAGATCCCGACGCTGTTCCTGGCCAACGACCTGACCGGCAACTCTGAATTGTGCTCGCTGTTCCTCCACGCCGATTACCGCACGGGCCTCAATGGCCGCATGCTGGCCAAGGCGCGGATGCTGTTCATCGCCGAGTTCCCGCAGTTGTTCGGCAACAAGATCATTGCCGAAATGCGCGGCATGTCCGACGAAGCCGGGCGCTCGCCATTCTGGGAAAGCCTGGGCCGTCACTTCTTCAAGATGGAATTTAGCCAGGCCGATTACCTGACCGGCGTGGGCAACAAGGCGTTCATCGCCGAACTGATGCCCAAATTCCCGCTGTACACCTGCTTCCTGTCGCCAGATGCGCGCAACGTCATCGGTCAGGTTCACCCGGACACCGAGCCGGCGCTGGCCATGCTCAAGAGCGAAGGTTTCAGCTACCAAGGCTACGTCGACATCTTCGACGCCGGCCCTGCGGTCGAGTGCGAAACCGGCAAGATCCGCGCCGTGCGCGACAGCCAGGCGCTGGTGTTGGCCATCGGCACACCGGGTGACGACGCTACCCCTTTCCTGATTCACAACCGCAAACGCGAAGACTGCCGGATCACTGCCGCGCCGGCGCGCTTCGCCGCCGGCACATTGGTGGTCGATCCGCTGACCGCCAAACGTCTTCAACTCAACGCCGGCGATCAAGTGCGCGCCGTTCCGTTGTCTGCTGCCAGGGAGTCGAAATAA
- the astD gene encoding succinylglutamate-semialdehyde dehydrogenase: MMNSLYIAGEWLAGQGEAFQSLNPVTQQVLWTGEGATVAQVESAVQAARQAFPGWARRTLDERIAVLEAFAAALKNHADELARTIGEETGKPLWEATTEVTSMVNKIAISVQSYRERTGEKSGPLGDATAVLRHKPHGVVAVFGPYNFPGHLPNGHIVPALLAGNSVLFKPSELTPKVAELTVKCWIEAGLPAGVLNLLQGARETGIALAATPGIDGLFFTGSSRTGNHLHQQFAGRPDKILALEMGGNNPLVVDQVADLDAAVYTIIQSAFISAGQRCTCARRLLVPQGAWGDTLLERLVEVSSTIEVGAFDKQPAPFMGSVISLGAAKALMDAQEQLMANGAVALLEMTQPQAQAALLTPGILDVTAVVDRPDEELFGPLLQVIRYADFEAAIAEANDTQYGLAAGLLSDSEARYQQFWLESRAGIVNWNKQLTGAASSAPFGGVGASGNHRASAYYAADYCAYPVASLETPSLVLPAALTPGVKMA, translated from the coding sequence ATAATGAATTCGCTATACATCGCAGGTGAATGGCTGGCCGGTCAGGGCGAAGCATTCCAGTCGCTGAATCCCGTGACCCAGCAAGTGCTGTGGACCGGCGAAGGCGCCACCGTTGCTCAGGTCGAGTCGGCCGTGCAGGCTGCGCGTCAGGCGTTCCCGGGCTGGGCCCGTCGCACCCTGGACGAGCGGATTGCTGTGCTTGAGGCTTTTGCCGCCGCGCTGAAAAACCACGCTGACGAACTGGCCCGCACCATTGGTGAGGAAACCGGTAAGCCATTGTGGGAAGCGACAACTGAAGTGACCAGCATGGTCAACAAGATCGCGATCTCGGTGCAGAGCTACCGCGAGCGTACCGGCGAGAAGAGCGGCCCGCTGGGCGACGCCACCGCCGTGCTGCGCCACAAACCACACGGCGTGGTCGCGGTGTTCGGGCCTTACAACTTCCCGGGGCACTTGCCGAACGGTCACATCGTGCCGGCGCTGCTGGCCGGTAACAGCGTGCTGTTCAAGCCCAGCGAACTGACCCCGAAAGTCGCCGAGCTGACGGTCAAGTGCTGGATCGAAGCCGGCCTGCCGGCAGGCGTGTTGAACCTGCTGCAAGGCGCTCGCGAAACCGGTATCGCCCTGGCGGCGACCCCGGGTATCGACGGCCTGTTCTTCACCGGTTCCAGCCGTACCGGCAATCACCTGCACCAGCAATTCGCCGGTCGTCCGGACAAGATCCTCGCGCTGGAGATGGGCGGTAACAACCCGCTGGTGGTTGATCAGGTCGCAGACCTTGATGCTGCCGTTTACACCATCATTCAGTCGGCATTCATCTCTGCCGGCCAGCGTTGCACTTGTGCGCGGCGCTTGCTGGTACCGCAAGGTGCATGGGGCGATACGTTGCTGGAACGCCTGGTGGAGGTCAGTTCGACCATTGAAGTCGGAGCCTTCGATAAGCAACCGGCGCCATTCATGGGCTCGGTGATTTCCTTGGGCGCTGCCAAAGCCCTGATGGATGCGCAGGAACAGTTGATGGCCAATGGCGCCGTAGCGCTGTTGGAAATGACTCAGCCACAGGCGCAAGCCGCGTTGCTGACCCCCGGCATCCTGGACGTAACGGCCGTGGTCGATCGCCCTGATGAAGAGCTGTTCGGTCCATTGCTGCAAGTGATCCGCTACGCTGACTTTGAGGCGGCGATCGCAGAAGCCAACGATACCCAATATGGTCTGGCGGCGGGTTTGCTGTCGGATTCCGAGGCGCGTTATCAGCAGTTCTGGCTGGAAAGCCGTGCCGGCATCGTCAACTGGAACAAGCAGCTGACCGGCGCCGCGAGCAGCGCGCCCTTCGGCGGCGTCGGCGCCTCGGGCAACCACCGCGCCAGCGCCTACTACGCCGCAGATTACTGTGCGTACCCGGTGGCCTCGCTGGAAACGCCGAGCCTGGTGTTGCCTGCGGCCCTTACGCCAGGCGTGAAAATGGCGTGA
- the ltaE gene encoding low-specificity L-threonine aldolase, protein MSVIDLRSDTVTQPTAEMLDAMASAATGDDVYGEDPTVNRLEAELAKRLGFAAALFVPTGTMSNLLGLMAHCERGDEYIVGQQAHTYKYEGGGAAVLGSIQPQPLEVQADGSVDLAHVAAAIKPDDFHFARTRLLALENTMQGKVLPLEYLARARSFTREHGLQLHLDGARLYNAAVKLGVDAREITQHFDSVSVCLSKGLGAPIGSVLCGSAELIGKARRLRKMVGGGMRQAGLLAAAGLYALDNNVQRLADDHANAQFLADELQKAGYEVEPVQTNMVYVNMGDKAEAIKAFAAERGIKLSAAGRLRMVTHMDVNRAQIEQVVATFVDFSRN, encoded by the coding sequence ATGAGCGTTATCGATCTTCGCAGCGACACCGTTACCCAACCGACCGCCGAGATGCTCGACGCGATGGCCAGTGCGGCCACCGGTGACGACGTCTATGGCGAAGATCCGACGGTCAATCGTCTGGAAGCGGAACTGGCAAAACGGCTGGGTTTTGCCGCTGCGTTGTTCGTGCCGACAGGCACCATGAGCAACCTGCTGGGCCTGATGGCCCATTGCGAACGCGGTGACGAATACATCGTCGGCCAGCAGGCACACACCTATAAGTACGAAGGTGGCGGCGCGGCGGTCCTCGGTTCGATCCAGCCGCAACCGCTGGAAGTACAGGCCGATGGTTCGGTGGACCTGGCACACGTCGCTGCCGCGATCAAACCGGACGACTTTCATTTCGCCCGTACGCGGTTGCTGGCGCTGGAAAACACCATGCAGGGCAAAGTGCTGCCGCTGGAATATCTCGCCCGGGCGCGCAGCTTTACTCGTGAGCACGGATTGCAACTGCACCTGGACGGCGCGCGGCTCTACAACGCAGCCGTCAAACTGGGCGTTGATGCCCGCGAGATCACTCAACACTTCGATTCGGTCTCGGTCTGCCTGTCCAAAGGCCTGGGCGCGCCGATCGGTTCGGTGTTGTGCGGCTCGGCGGAGTTGATCGGCAAGGCACGCCGCCTGCGCAAGATGGTCGGTGGCGGCATGCGCCAGGCGGGTCTGTTGGCGGCGGCGGGGCTCTATGCGCTGGATAACAACGTTCAGCGTCTGGCCGACGATCATGCCAATGCGCAATTTCTGGCCGATGAACTGCAAAAGGCCGGTTACGAAGTCGAGCCGGTGCAGACCAACATGGTGTACGTGAACATGGGTGACAAGGCTGAGGCGATCAAGGCTTTTGCGGCCGAGCGCGGGATCAAACTGAGTGCTGCCGGACGTCTGCGCATGGTCACGCACATGGACGTCAACCGCGCTCAAATCGAGCAAGTCGTGGCGACATTCGTCGACTTTTCTCGCAACTGA
- the alaS gene encoding alanine--tRNA ligase — MKSAEIREAFLRFFEEQGHTRVASSSLIPGNDPTLLFTNAGMNQFKDCFLGQEKRAYTRAVSSQKCVRAGGKHNDLENVGYTARHHTFFEMLGNFSFGDYFKRDAITYAWNFLTSDKWLNLPKEKLWVTVYASDDEAYDIWTKEIGVPAERMVRIGDNKGAPYASDNFWTMGDTGPCGPCTEIFYDHGADIWGGPPGSPEEDGDRYIEIWNNVFMQFNRTADGVLHPLPAPSVDTGMGLERISAVLQHVHSNYEIDLFQSLLTASAKAIGCTNDAQASLKVVADHIRSCGFLIADGVLPSNEGRGYVLRRIIRRACRHGNKLGAKGSFFYQIVAALVAEMGEAFPELKSQQAHIERVLKAEEEQFAKTLEQGLKILEQDLAELKGDVVPGDVVFKLYDTYGFPMDLTGDIARERSLTIDEEGFEREMEAQRVRARSASSFGMDYNSLVKVDVATEFTGYKATSGSAKVVGLYKEGQAVDVLSEGEEGVVVLNQTPFYAESGGQIGDCGYLQGGNGRFDVRDTTKTGGAFLHHGVLASGSLTIGSPVETHVEADVRHATSLNHSATHLLHAALRKVLGDHVQQKGSLVDSQRLRFDFSHFEAIKPEQLKALEDIVNAEIRKNSAVETEETDIETAKKKGAMALFGEKYGDNVRVLSMGGDFSVELCGGIHANRTGDIGLLKIISEGGVASGVRRIEAVTGAAALAYLNAAEEQLKEAANLVKGSRDNLIDKLSAVLERNRLLEKQLEQLQAKAASAAGDDLSASALDVKGVKVLAVRLDGQDAKALLALVDQLKNKLGRAVILLGSVHEEKVVLVAGVTKDLTGQLKAGDLMKQAAAAVGGKGGGRPDMAQGGGTDAGALDAALALTVPFVEQGL, encoded by the coding sequence ATGAAAAGCGCAGAAATCCGTGAAGCCTTCCTTCGCTTCTTCGAAGAGCAAGGCCACACCCGTGTAGCCTCCAGCTCTTTGATTCCGGGCAACGACCCAACCCTGCTGTTCACTAACGCGGGGATGAACCAGTTCAAGGACTGCTTCCTGGGCCAGGAAAAGCGCGCGTACACCCGCGCTGTCTCCAGCCAGAAATGCGTGCGCGCCGGCGGCAAGCACAACGACCTGGAAAACGTCGGTTATACCGCCCGTCACCACACCTTCTTCGAAATGCTGGGTAACTTCAGCTTCGGTGATTACTTCAAGCGCGATGCGATCACCTACGCCTGGAACTTCCTGACCTCCGACAAGTGGCTGAACCTGCCAAAGGAAAAGCTCTGGGTCACCGTCTACGCCAGCGATGATGAGGCGTACGACATCTGGACCAAGGAAATCGGGGTTCCGGCCGAGCGCATGGTTCGCATCGGTGACAACAAGGGCGCGCCGTACGCCTCCGACAACTTCTGGACCATGGGCGATACCGGCCCGTGCGGTCCTTGCACCGAGATCTTCTACGATCACGGCGCCGACATCTGGGGTGGCCCGCCGGGCTCGCCGGAAGAAGACGGCGACCGTTACATCGAGATCTGGAACAACGTGTTCATGCAGTTCAACCGCACCGCCGACGGCGTGTTGCACCCGCTGCCAGCACCGTCGGTCGACACCGGCATGGGCCTGGAGCGGATCAGTGCCGTGCTGCAGCACGTTCACTCGAACTATGAAATCGACCTGTTCCAGAGCCTGCTGACCGCATCGGCCAAGGCCATCGGCTGCACCAACGACGCTCAGGCTTCCCTGAAAGTCGTGGCTGACCACATTCGTTCTTGCGGCTTCCTGATTGCCGATGGCGTGCTGCCGTCCAACGAAGGCCGCGGTTATGTGCTGCGCCGGATCATCCGCCGCGCCTGCCGTCACGGCAACAAACTGGGCGCCAAGGGCAGCTTCTTCTACCAGATCGTCGCGGCACTGGTCGCCGAAATGGGCGAAGCCTTCCCTGAGCTGAAATCCCAGCAGGCGCACATCGAACGCGTCCTGAAAGCCGAAGAAGAGCAGTTCGCCAAGACTCTGGAGCAGGGCCTTAAAATCCTCGAACAGGATCTGGCCGAACTCAAAGGCGACGTGGTGCCGGGCGACGTGGTGTTCAAACTCTACGACACCTATGGCTTCCCGATGGACCTGACCGGCGACATCGCTCGCGAGCGCAGCCTGACCATCGACGAAGAAGGCTTCGAGCGCGAAATGGAAGCCCAGCGCGTCCGTGCCCGTTCCGCCAGCTCCTTCGGCATGGACTACAACAGCCTGGTCAAGGTTGATGTGGCCACCGAATTCACCGGTTACAAAGCCACCAGCGGTTCGGCGAAAGTCGTTGGCCTCTATAAAGAAGGCCAGGCGGTCGACGTACTGAGTGAAGGCGAAGAGGGCGTGGTCGTTCTCAATCAGACGCCGTTCTACGCTGAATCCGGCGGCCAGATCGGCGATTGCGGTTATCTGCAAGGCGGCAACGGCCGTTTTGACGTGCGTGACACCACCAAGACCGGCGGCGCGTTCCTGCACCACGGTGTGTTGGCGTCGGGTAGCCTGACCATCGGTTCTCCGGTTGAAACCCACGTTGAAGCCGATGTGCGTCACGCCACTTCGCTGAACCATTCGGCCACTCACTTGCTGCACGCCGCGTTGCGTAAAGTGCTGGGTGATCACGTTCAGCAGAAAGGCTCGCTGGTCGACAGTCAGCGTCTGCGCTTTGACTTCAGCCACTTCGAAGCCATCAAGCCTGAACAGTTGAAAGCGCTGGAAGACATCGTCAACGCCGAGATCCGCAAGAACTCCGCCGTTGAAACCGAAGAAACCGACATCGAAACCGCCAAGAAAAAAGGCGCCATGGCGCTGTTTGGCGAGAAGTACGGCGACAACGTGCGCGTGCTGAGCATGGGCGGTGATTTCTCCGTCGAGCTGTGCGGTGGCATCCACGCCAACCGTACCGGCGACATCGGCCTGCTGAAAATCATCAGCGAAGGCGGTGTGGCTTCTGGTGTGCGTCGTATCGAGGCAGTCACTGGTGCCGCGGCGCTGGCTTACTTGAACGCTGCAGAAGAACAACTCAAGGAAGCGGCCAACCTGGTCAAGGGCAGCCGCGACAACCTGATCGACAAGCTGTCGGCTGTGCTGGAGCGCAACCGTCTGCTGGAGAAGCAACTCGAGCAGTTGCAAGCCAAGGCTGCCAGCGCGGCGGGCGACGATCTGTCGGCCTCTGCCCTGGACGTCAAAGGCGTGAAAGTGCTGGCCGTGCGTCTGGACGGTCAGGACGCCAAGGCGCTGCTGGCGCTGGTCGATCAGCTGAAAAACAAACTCGGCCGCGCAGTGATCCTGCTCGGCAGTGTCCATGAGGAAAAGGTCGTTCTGGTTGCAGGCGTAACCAAAGACCTGACTGGCCAACTCAAAGCCGGTGATTTGATGAAGCAAGCCGCTGCGGCAGTGGGCGGGAAGGGCGGTGGTCGTCCAGACATGGCGCAGGGCGGTGGTACTGACGCTGGCGCACTGGATGCGGCACTGGCCCTGACTGTTCCATTTGTAGAGCAGGGTTTATAA
- the astE gene encoding succinylglutamate desuccinylase: MLALGKLLELTLAGREPAEKTQLTVEGVRMRWLSEGALEVRPPEARDNGLDLLLSAGIHGNETAPIELLDRLLHDIARGDLKPRARILFLFGNPEAIRKGERFVEQDVNRLFNGRHEQTSGSEALRACELERLAASFFSLPDRGRLHYDLHTAIRGSKIEQFALYPWKEGRQHSRLELARLRAAGMEAVLLQNKPSIVFSSYTYDKLGAESFTLELGKARPFGQNDGVNVSLLETRLQQIIEGTEPAVTEECLDGLQLFSVAREIIKHSDSFRLNLPADIENFSELDVGYVLAEDIAQTRWIIEEKGARIIFPNPKVKNGLRAGILIVPTTDENLA; encoded by the coding sequence ATGCTCGCCCTCGGCAAACTGCTTGAACTGACCCTCGCCGGCCGCGAACCGGCGGAGAAGACTCAACTGACTGTCGAAGGCGTACGCATGCGCTGGTTGAGCGAAGGTGCGCTGGAAGTCCGGCCACCTGAGGCTCGTGATAACGGCCTGGACCTGCTGCTGTCAGCGGGTATCCATGGCAACGAAACAGCGCCGATCGAGCTGCTCGATCGCCTGTTGCATGACATCGCCCGCGGTGATTTGAAGCCGCGCGCACGTATTCTGTTCCTGTTCGGGAACCCGGAAGCGATTCGCAAAGGCGAGCGTTTCGTCGAGCAGGACGTCAACCGGCTGTTCAACGGCCGTCACGAACAAACCAGCGGTTCCGAAGCGCTGCGCGCCTGTGAGCTGGAGCGGTTGGCGGCGAGTTTTTTCAGCCTGCCGGATCGTGGGCGTCTGCACTACGATCTGCACACGGCGATACGCGGCTCGAAAATCGAACAGTTCGCGTTGTATCCGTGGAAAGAAGGGCGCCAGCATTCGCGCCTGGAACTGGCCCGCTTACGTGCTGCCGGCATGGAAGCGGTGCTATTGCAGAACAAGCCGTCGATCGTGTTCAGCTCTTACACCTACGACAAGCTCGGTGCCGAGTCTTTCACCCTTGAACTGGGCAAGGCGCGGCCGTTCGGGCAGAACGACGGTGTAAACGTCTCGCTGCTTGAGACCCGCCTCCAGCAGATCATTGAAGGCACCGAGCCTGCGGTGACTGAAGAATGCCTGGACGGTTTGCAGTTGTTCAGCGTGGCGCGGGAAATCATCAAGCACAGCGACAGCTTCCGCCTGAACCTGCCGGCGGACATCGAGAACTTTTCGGAGTTGGATGTGGGTTACGTGCTGGCCGAAGACATCGCCCAGACCCGCTGGATCATCGAAGAGAAGGGCGCCCGGATCATCTTTCCGAACCCCAAGGTCAAAAACGGCCTGCGCGCCGGCATCCTGATCGTGCCGACCACCGACGAGAACCTCGCCTGA